ttgtcgctccagcgctgctccagctcgatggtaggccgcacagagaggacgaagaagcggttcagaagaaaaccgcatctccgaccaggtaggactgggattaaaacagtttcccccttccccccccccccccacccaccacataaaagaagacttccaatgaACAATTttcacggacaggactaaaaataaaaataaaaaagggagaaaggacggactgcaggaggagcagccatacacaaaaaGATGAGGGGAAGCGATGGGGCAAGAGCTggctagtgataggtggatgggTTGACTGGTAGAAGTAGCCAAGGCTGCAGGCGATATGCAgagaagacaaaagggtgcaAACAGTGGAATGTGTTAAATTAGAAAGCCAGGAATTGAAATGTAGAACAAGAGGAACAGATGTTGGATAGAAGGGAATGGGGACagggtgggtgtgggaggaaaatggaagaCCTGGATTAGAGATGGATGGGTAAGGGGAAAGGAAAGTGGAAAGGAATGGACTGCTGAAGATGGGGGCAGTACCTGAAATtacagaattcaatgttcatacccttgGGTAGTAGACTATCCTAGCAGGATATGAAGTATTGTTGTTCCAGTTTGCCTGTGCCCTcagtctggcagtggaggaggcaaaGGATAGACAGGTCAATATGAGAATGGAAAGGAAAATTAAAATGGCTGGCAACTGGGAGTTCCAGCAGGCCCTGCCAGAGCGTGCAAGTGTTGAAAGAGCTTCACTTACTGCGCTTGATCTTACCGATGTAAACCATATCGGGAGTACTGAATACAATCGCCGAACATTCTCCATTTGAAGCTTTTATTGCCGTCCATCCATACCCGTTTTATACATAACACTATGGCTGAGCATTTTGTGAGTGCACTAAATCTAATTGATCTTAAAGTATTTAGGGCAACAAAACTCAATGTTCCCATTTTCTTGTTAATTATTTTCCTTAAAATAAAGCGAAGCCGATGtggaatgaaattattttaattattggATCATTACACAGAAAGTATAATCTACACATTATTCTATACAAATGTATAAACAAGATTTGCTGGAATTGCATCCATTCCAAACCAGTCTGGAGTTTGGCAAACATTGTATGAAATCACTTTACCCAGGTTATAGCGTTACAGCTGGATCAGGTTTCATTTCATCTTAATGCACGGACACTTAAAATTGGCATTTTAATAGACTCCAAGCAGAGTGTTTCTGTAATATGCAAGTGCAATACTTTACAACATATACCATTAAAATTGCAATGTTGTGAAAGTACAACTTTGGTACCTTGGTCCATAACTAGTTGTTAGGAAGAGCAACGTTGTGCcgctttaaattatttttttctttgcattaCAGTATTTTTACAGTTCTATATTTAATCCATTTAGCTGACCATAGTAGATGAATGGAAATTAATCTTAACACTCCTACTCCTTCTGGCATTCTGACATTAAGAAAAATCATAGCATGCGTGATATGGCAAGAATGAGGAAATCCTCATAGCTGAGGCGGGCATTTCCAGAACGATTGGCATCTTTCTCTTTGAAGGCTTCAGCTGTGCTCTGCAATTGGGTACAAATCTGGATGAAACTGTCCAGTTGAATGGTGGATCGAGCTGTTTTTTGTGCGTATCGCGATGCAAGGAACTGGATGAACTGCGGGCTTAAATTGTAACCCATCTGAGAAAGAGCTACAGAACAAAACACAACCCACGGTAGATTCATTtcaaatgaaaaatattttctgtatacaattatgagatgcATGGTTAATAAAAATCCTtgtacaatgagattttaaaaagtaaGACAAAAATATCCAATTCAAAAATAGTCCTACTTGTTAACTATTAAAACACTAAACATCTTAATTATAGACAGTACCATGGTTTATATATTTTCCATCTAGCACTAATGATCACctattaaaataaatgtaatcatatGAAATCCAAAGGACATCCTAAAACACTatggaaaaaaaagaagaatttTGCAGGGACAATCACTGTAGTTTGTATGAAGCCAAACCGATAGGGAGGAACACTGGGATCTCTGAATATATCTGGAATATATCCTGCTATTCAGATTCTGCCAAGGAATCTTCAATGCTCAACCATTAATGCAGACAGCATTCACCAGCTACTCTCAATGCTGGACCAGTGTGGAAACACATTCCCATGCCCTGCCAAATGCTATCACCTGAGCCAAGCTGACCTTTGTCAAACAGTCAGTTCATTCCTGACATTCATCAACATAGAATTATTACTATATCACCAATAGGCATTCAGTACAACACAGATTCTAATTCTCATCTGGAAGGTAAAATGGACATCCCACTTCTTGAAATCAGCTCACCAAcaaccaccacccacccccccacgttCATCACCaccatcctcccccttccccacgtTCATTTTGCTTAATTCGGTAGCATTCAGAACAAAGGTTACTCTTTCGATgaaggaaaaacaaaaaacacaaacaagcTCCATTGGCTCACCTTGTTGCAGCTCCTGGGGGTTTATGGTTCCCGATCGGTCCCGATCAAACTGCTGGAACATGGTACGCCACTGCTGCAGAAAGCTCCACAGGCCCGAAAAGCCGATCAAATCTATCTTACCGATTTTGCCTTGATCAAACATATCTAGAGGAACAAAGGGTTAAAATGCCATAAACTATGTCACATGCGAGCCAAATCTGAAAAAAATGATTGCTTGACAGTTGTTTATTGTATCTGCCCCCAGCACAATCCctggcacccactaccctctgcgcAAAAACAGTTGGCCCACACATTTCCATTAATTtttgctcctttcaccttaaagctatgccaaatagcctgacatttccatcctgggaaaaaggttctgactgtaccctatctatgtctctcataattgtatatacttccatcagatcGACGCTCCAGACAAAACATTCCAAGTTTGCCCAATCTTTCCTAACAGCTAATATCCTCATATTTTCGCAAAATCCACACATTTCCGCCCAATTAATTAAAAAACATGAAAGTTAATATTAATTAATGAACTGTTCTTCAGTTTGTGAGGTTTCATCAAAAATATTCTATGTAGTTGTTTTCTCCAAACAGGCCTCAAGGCTTCAATTCTATGGTCACTTTTGAAGAATGCCTGAATATatagatggctgtcggaagggagagtggacgctggcacggtttagctgccgctgctctctcttcacattgtgtttttgattttttgtctttggagcgaattctgtccttaatttgtgtattggtgatgtccttattatttattttactccgactatatgtttttttctctcttgttaatttctgtaaggtgtccttgagactttgaaaggcgcccgcaaataagcagccccgcaaataaaatttattattatataGGTTGTTATTGTCTGATGACTATTTCACAATTTCAAACAGATTGATTGCACTGTTACCCAATTTAATTAAATATGTGTCAGAAGCACAGACACGCTCCATTGTGTTCTGCCTTTAACATGGACTTCTCCTGGTATACAAATTAAAACCCATAAATTTCTGACATACCAGACAATCTACTATTACTGTGCATGTCTGCATCAGGTTGCAGCAACACAGCAGAAGCTACGAGAAAGGGTGTTAATTTCCAAACTCAACTTCTCTCTAAACAGTTTACAAATAATTGAATTATGCCATATAAATTATAACATGGGAAGAAACCCTCTGGAAATGAAATGGGGAACTGAAAGCTCATTAGTGTGCCAGGCAGTACTTAATCCAACTTCTTCGCTCCCAACCTCCCCCTTCATGTTCTACCACCCATGCTAACACCATGGCCTCACTTGCCTTTTGCAACCCTGCAGATCTAATCAACCATTAGGCTTTGCTGCTTTGGCTGCCCCACAAGGCATGGCTGCCCAAGACACCGGGTGACTGGGCCTCGGGCCCCAGCTATGGACCACTCCAATGACCCTATAGCAACTCTTCAGGACAGCTGGCTTGCAAATAAGACTACATGGTAAGGTGTGCTCAAAATGTTAGATGGCAAAACTGAAATGTTAATCAATCAAGTAATATACAATTCTGTATGACATTGGTTCATTGTTGAATACGTGCAAGTAACTAAAAGAAAATAGGGTTCCAACTTACTCAGCAACATATAGCAGGTGTCATCATTAAATGTTGACCAGTTGCTGTTGACAAGTGCTTGCTTTAGTTCCTTCAGAGTTATATAACCACTACGGTCCACATCTACTGACTGGAACCAGGAGTAGGCTTCAGGATCAATGCCTGCAGGAGTAGCACCTACATAACAGTGTTTTATGGCAATCTCAAATGGGTAACAGGCAAAAGtaagatcatttacaatttttagtgTGTTGCTAGTTACTACACATAAAAATGCTGCTATGAGCAAAAATATATTGATACATTACTTGCCACTCAAAGGAAAGTTCTCATTTAAAACAACAGATAGAACTATAAACCAGATACAAATACTTGCCACTCAAAATAGTGAAAGTTctcatttttaaaaatcaacagaTAGGTCACTATACAAGATGAAACCAATGTGCATGCAGGCAAATTTCTTGTCCAAACTTCAAATTTTTGTCAAAGTATAGTGAAAAAACTATAAGTCATTTTCAAAAAATATCACAATAGGTCAGAGTTTTTACAAGATGAATAACCAATGTTTTGCAGCTGCAGTCATTTATGTGCCCTTAATTAATGTCCTTAATTAATGTCCAAACACAATATTCAGGCATTTCATTTTTGTCAAAGTATAGTCAGAAGGTAAACTCATATATTGGAATGTGGGGTATTATGTGAACAGAGTGATAAAAGGAGATACTGTATGATCGTGTTACAGTGCTTGCCAATGATCCTTAATTAATAGTGTTGTAACTAAGATGTTTTCTTCTCAAGTTTCAATGTTCATACACGTGTAGACACAATGTGTGGACATCTGAGACCACCTGTCACGCACAATTGAGTTCTATCTCTCAACCTGTCTGTTACGTGGAAAGGCTGCAAGAGCAAAAAGGGATTACACGTTTGCCTTACATACTGCACCAGAACATTATCCTTTTAGTTTCACTTTTGAAACAAATTTGTTTTGCAGCTTAGATATTCAGCTCCAGAAAAAATTACATGGGTGGACACATCAGCATTTGAAGAGATAAACACATTTATCTCTTCTGCACACAGATATCTGAACCACCTCAGATCTCAGCAGTCTCAAAAcatgtttaatttatttcaaCAATAATTACCGGCTGAAGGAACACCTGATCCATATGCCCCTTGCTGTGGAATTCCAtatgcctgtcctccatatggacCACCTGGTGCTCGACTTCCATAGGGGGCACCAGGAGCTGAAGGTCCATATTGGCCTCCCTGTCCAAGGGCTCCAAAGTGCCCTCCTGGTGGTTGGGCTCCATATGGTGCTCCCGGTGCTTGGTTTCCATATTGTCCACCTGCTGCGGCTGTTCCATAAGGTGCACTTGGTTGTGGGCCTCCATAAGGACTGCCTGGTGGAGGACCACCAAACTGGCCCCCAGAAATGGGACCATACTGACCTCCAGGTTGGTGTGACCTTGAATAGTAGCTGCCTGTTGGAGCACCCGGTGCAGGCCCTGATGACCCATGGTAATTCTGCAAGTTTGAAAGTTAAAACAAAAAATTGCTAATAAATCAAATAGATGTTAGTACAATTCACTGAGAAACTGTTTAAAATGCCAGCCTAATATTTCATTTATCTCAATTAAATATATTCACAAAGGAGAACCCGTCAGCCACacttgcacagttgggggctatgggcgagtggtggaatattgcattcggggacaagccctcctgtgtgacagggaccccacttggtctagtatattactaaaacttttaaacaaaatgttaCACGAAGGAATACAAAGTTCACCGCTGAAATCTCAAATAATATGAACAAAAGTATCAACAATCCTACACTGCAGTTGAAAATaaccaaaataaaatttaactaTTCATAATGCAAAATTAAGGAGATTTAGTAttaacaaattaattaaaaaatacatttctcAATTACAAAACTATTTTAAGCCCAAGTGATTGGGCTTCTCTATAGTTTGTCACCATAACGAAAGAAAGGGCAGGAGACGCAAGATAAAGATTTCTATTACACGGATAGAGTCATGAAGATTTGTTTTCTCTTCCCAGAAATCTATACTCAATCAAGCATTATCAAGTGGTTTGAAATACAATTCCAAGCTAAAGAAGTAATTATTGGTGGATTAATTTGCTAAGATGGAAACTCCATAACTTATATTTAAAACATCTCAGTTTATAGGAAACACAGCAAGACTTTCTGCATTGCATTAGATTTCTATCAAAGCTACTACactttaaacaataacaaaaagtaGCAATGAAGCAAACAAAGGAGACaggaaagggacacaaagtgctagagtaattcagtagcttaggcaaaatctctggagaacatagatgggggacgtttcgggtcgggaacggCCAACAATTGGACACGCAAGAGACTAAATAGTAGAACCCGAGCATAAAGGCAaattgctggaggagctcagcaggtcaggcggtattCGGGGAGGGAaaagaacagatgatgtttcggatctgtAATCTTCCTCTGACTTCAGGCATGTGAACCAAAGATCTTAAAgtagagctataggatctttgatgtgaACAACATCCATCCAGTAAGATAACGTGTGGCAGTCTGGGAGTTACCAGTGCAAAACAGTGGTTGGAGGAAACTGTCACAGACTTGTGAATAGTTCAGGAACACATCATCCCATGGCGGAAGCTGCGGACTGACACCCAGCCCGACAGGTGAAGTGAACGAGAAatggggacagacacaaaatgctgtagtaacagtGGGACGAGCGGTTTCTCGTCGAGATCCTACTTCTCCAGCAttgattttgtgcctatcttcggtttgaaaccagcatctgcagttccgcctTACACAGGAGTGGGGTGTTGAGAGAAAAGCTCCCACCAGTACACGGGTCAGAGGTGCAGTAGGCAGCGCCTGGTGGCCGGCCGGCACCGGCTCTCCCACCCAGTCCCCGTCCCGCTCCCACCCAGTCCCCgtcccgctcccgctcccgctcccaCACCCCGCGGGCCCGCGTCCTGAGCCGCTCCCTCAACTCTCGGCAAACTCCATCACCGTCTGTCGCCGCTCCCCTCACTCTAAATGTGAGAAACCCCCGACGGTCGGGCGGGAAGGAGGGTTGCCGACCGCGACCGcgaccccctctatctctctcctccacccccaccccagggcCATTCATGCCCCCATTTCCTCACCGAGTCGTAGGGGTAACTGGCCATGGCGTCAACCTGCGTCCGTCCGTCCCAGAGGGCGAGCGCGGCgcgctgctcccccccccccccccgcccgattGGCCCGTCCACGCCCCCGTCCCGCCCTCTCTTCAGCCGAGCCCGGTCTCCAATTGCTCGGTGGAGCCGTCACTCAAAGGGTGGATGGTTGCGTCATCTTCCTTGCTTGTGACGCATGTCTATCACGTGATCATCGCCGCGTCGTCGGGAAGAGAGAGCTGCCAGGGCCACCTGATGTCATCTGGGAACCCATTCGGCCCGTCCAGTCTGTGCTCTTTCCTGCGACAAGATCATGGCTCTTCTTCCACCTCTGTCTACTCTACTGGAATAACTCTGATAAtccatagacataaaatgttggaaatggcgggactgacagcatctatggatagaaggaattaatCCACAATTCCTTTAATATGCAATAATACCACAAAATGGAGTATCTCAGCACTATTATTTGGTAAAgcaacatctgccgttccttaAGTTTCCAATATCCAATaattaggaatgttacaaaatgttgagatgttaaaaatcaagcctgtaatttatcccatcaggtaaagcataaaaataactttaatttgataactaattcactttcatatcttcattattaaaaaaaagttatggtcattttcatactttgaaattagcatcttgttccctattgcttttccattgatttaacacaaaaagctgtgatcgaggacagccaaaagcccataactttcttaaaaattaagagaactggatGACATATtaggttattatagattgaagcattctgaaacaaatatgcaaTATCTTacatggatgacctgaaattaaaacctataattagttagttacctaattgtagctaattacaaaattgaccgttgtgatgggaatagtaataaacacccatacgaaaattcaaaaatgtgatattctcaaaatcagaactttaatattattgtattatatgctgtaaattcGTAACAAACAggtaaataaattataatttctagcaaaagaccaagtctttatggaaagatcagttgctagctggtacattggcatatcataatcagtagcatcatcatacttctCAGATTGTAGCCAATaagtacaccttgtttttcttcaactttttaattttggcattgtaaactacaagtttttgctcttcaaaacaCGCATGACATATCTTTCTGCCCaccactttcccattaagaatgtcctgtagatcatcacatttggagtagtccttcaacaccttcaacatcacggatcgcaatatcaagacaaaacaaaaggtatgccgcttatttaacatattatcttgctttttgcaaactgtaaagaaaaaaaaccctgaacagcattaacagaaacaagtcattatttgcagttttagaaaaaaaggtacaaatgataaagttaaatgcgaaaacaaatagtaaataccccccaaaaaaaatcatattcatcagtttcatcaaatcaattaaattcatctaatcaaattcatctaaattcaattactagatctaaacatctatccatttcttaagaaaaggctaaacattttaaatagcctaagtatccaaataacaaactgatcccattcacacaaaaaatcacaatataacatgatttttaaatctcactttgtcatgaatttatttgccaaatggaaggaatttaatgtttaattcccataaattaatccagaaacatccactatcaagataatcaaaatcattatcttttgcacaatacatctgactaaaactgtactgtggatatttagtatgaaaatattgatcatggatagacaataacacaaaatatagacgaatT
This DNA window, taken from Leucoraja erinacea ecotype New England chromosome 26, Leri_hhj_1, whole genome shotgun sequence, encodes the following:
- the pef1 gene encoding peflin, with the translated sequence MASYPYDSNYHGSSGPAPGAPTGSYYSRSHQPGGQYGPISGGQFGGPPPGSPYGGPQPSAPYGTAAAGGQYGNQAPGAPYGAQPPGGHFGALGQGGQYGPSAPGAPYGSRAPGGPYGGQAYGIPQQGAYGSGVPSAGATPAGIDPEAYSWFQSVDVDRSGYITLKELKQALVNSNWSTFNDDTCYMLLNMFDQGKIGKIDLIGFSGLWSFLQQWRTMFQQFDRDRSGTINPQELQQALSQMGYNLSPQFIQFLASRYAQKTARSTIQLDSFIQICTQLQSTAEAFKEKDANRSGNARLSYEDFLILAISRML